A region of Granulicella aggregans DNA encodes the following proteins:
- the thiD gene encoding bifunctional hydroxymethylpyrimidine kinase/phosphomethylpyrimidine kinase, which translates to MPPSVTNTIGEVQTLLTIAGFDPSSGAGVTADLMVFAAHGLFGTSCITALTVQSTLGVRAVYPVEGEVLAESLACLDDDLPPAGIKIGMLGSSAAVAAVCDYLERLRSRGSTIPVVLDPVLRSSSGRELLEPAGVNLMRRKLLPLVDWVTPNHAELGGLTGNSDLASQNQVVRAAEALQRELALLGGRPIHILATGGDQIPPNDLLVTAAGEQHWIAGEHIETRSTHGTGCALSSALLSRLVLGDDTATAAQNAKNYVAEALRSAVPIGQGRGPMNHLWPIRSA; encoded by the coding sequence ATGCCTCCAAGTGTAACGAATACTATCGGAGAGGTGCAGACCCTCCTCACGATCGCTGGCTTCGATCCATCATCAGGTGCCGGTGTAACAGCAGACCTGATGGTCTTCGCGGCGCATGGTCTATTCGGCACCTCCTGCATCACGGCTTTGACCGTTCAATCGACTTTGGGCGTTCGGGCCGTTTACCCCGTCGAAGGCGAAGTCCTGGCAGAGAGCCTGGCGTGCCTCGACGACGACCTGCCACCTGCCGGCATCAAGATCGGCATGCTGGGATCCAGCGCAGCGGTCGCAGCGGTCTGTGACTATCTTGAACGTCTCCGCAGTCGCGGCTCAACCATCCCGGTTGTGCTCGACCCTGTGCTTCGATCTTCCTCAGGCCGAGAGCTGCTCGAACCCGCAGGAGTCAACCTCATGCGAAGAAAGCTACTCCCGCTGGTGGACTGGGTCACGCCCAACCACGCCGAGCTGGGTGGGCTGACAGGGAACTCAGATCTGGCCTCACAAAACCAGGTCGTCCGAGCTGCCGAAGCTCTGCAAAGGGAACTGGCGCTCCTGGGAGGCAGACCAATTCACATACTTGCGACCGGAGGAGATCAGATTCCTCCCAACGATCTTCTGGTCACTGCCGCAGGCGAGCAGCACTGGATCGCGGGAGAGCACATCGAGACGAGATCGACCCACGGAACGGGCTGCGCACTCTCAAGCGCGCTGCTCAGCAGACTGGTTCTCGGGGACGATACGGCAACAGCAGCACAAAATGCCAAAAACTACGTAGCCGAAGCCTTGCGATCCGCAGTCCCCATCGGTCAAGGCCGAGGGCCTATGAACCACCTCTGGCCGATCCGATCAGCCTAG
- the pyrF gene encoding orotidine-5'-phosphate decarboxylase yields the protein MEIASPHRLGQAVVEGRLDARDRLAVALDFPSATAALAFVDRLEGRCRWFKVGMELFYAAGSGLIHDLREKGFEVFLDLKLHDIPNTVAGAVRSVTATGASLLTLHASGGERMMLAAVEAAQASGSPRLLAVTVLTSMDAADLNGTGVASSPRDQAIRLALLAQKCGVAGMVCSPEEVEVLRGKLDVGNLLVVPGIRPAGAPIGDQRRISTPGSAIRDGASMLVVGRPITQAADPAQAAASILAEIEAAS from the coding sequence ATGGAAATCGCATCGCCTCACAGGCTGGGCCAGGCTGTCGTTGAAGGTCGACTGGATGCGAGAGACCGCCTCGCAGTGGCTCTGGACTTCCCTTCTGCCACTGCCGCGCTTGCCTTCGTCGACCGGCTTGAAGGGCGCTGCCGATGGTTCAAGGTGGGGATGGAGCTCTTCTACGCCGCTGGGAGCGGGCTGATCCACGACCTCCGCGAAAAGGGTTTTGAAGTCTTCCTAGACCTGAAGCTGCACGATATTCCGAATACGGTTGCTGGCGCGGTTCGATCGGTCACTGCAACCGGAGCCTCTCTGCTTACGCTTCACGCGTCTGGTGGCGAGCGGATGATGCTTGCTGCGGTTGAAGCGGCGCAGGCATCGGGATCGCCGAGACTCTTAGCGGTCACGGTCCTGACGAGCATGGACGCAGCCGATCTGAACGGGACGGGTGTAGCGTCGAGTCCACGCGACCAGGCTATCCGGCTGGCACTGCTGGCGCAGAAGTGTGGCGTTGCCGGGATGGTCTGCTCGCCGGAAGAGGTGGAAGTCCTGCGCGGCAAGCTTGATGTCGGCAATCTGCTGGTGGTGCCCGGGATTCGTCCGGCTGGCGCTCCCATTGGCGACCAGCGGAGGATTTCGACTCCTGGCTCGGCCATTCGCGATGGAGCATCGATGCTGGTTGTGGGCCGGCCGATCACGCAGGCGGCAGATCCGGCGCAGGCAGCGGCGTCGATTTTGGCTGAGATTGAAGCTGCCAGCTAG
- a CDS encoding dimethylarginine dimethylaminohydrolase family protein: MKSSTGLQLDTVSSTTTSRNTPPPPQFDTPTFLMCAPQWYDVDYVINPWMAGNLHRLNRDLAFAQWRELHRQLQMIADVRLIPAVQGSPDMVFVGHTAVVQHGVAAVSSFAHPERRVEEQPVRRWLHDHGFLLWETPRETAFEGEGDAIFDFNGKLLWAAHGVRTCLQCHRHLAQAWHLPVVSLHLVDPRFYHLDTCFAPLSGGHLLYFPDAFDAASRAAIEASYPAEKRIAVSEDEATAFACNVINVGETILMHKVSPDLSRRLARLGFDVVQLDLSEFLKGGGSAKSLALRLSDIQLQTEIAN, translated from the coding sequence ATGAAAAGCAGTACCGGTTTGCAGTTGGATACAGTGAGCAGCACGACAACCTCCCGAAACACCCCACCTCCCCCCCAATTCGATACCCCGACCTTCCTGATGTGCGCCCCACAGTGGTATGATGTCGACTACGTCATCAACCCATGGATGGCGGGCAATCTTCACCGCTTAAACCGCGATCTCGCCTTCGCCCAGTGGCGCGAGTTGCATCGCCAGCTGCAGATGATCGCTGATGTACGGTTGATTCCCGCCGTACAGGGATCGCCTGACATGGTCTTCGTCGGCCACACCGCCGTGGTTCAGCACGGCGTCGCTGCCGTCTCGAGCTTCGCTCACCCCGAGCGCCGCGTCGAAGAGCAACCGGTGCGGCGCTGGCTGCACGATCACGGCTTTCTCCTCTGGGAGACGCCTCGCGAGACCGCCTTCGAGGGCGAAGGCGATGCCATCTTCGACTTCAACGGCAAGCTCCTGTGGGCGGCGCACGGCGTTCGCACCTGTCTCCAGTGCCACCGCCATCTGGCGCAAGCCTGGCATCTCCCGGTCGTCTCGCTGCACCTCGTCGATCCGCGCTTCTACCACCTAGACACCTGCTTCGCTCCGCTCTCCGGCGGCCATCTGCTGTACTTCCCGGATGCCTTCGACGCAGCCTCACGCGCGGCGATTGAAGCCAGCTACCCTGCGGAAAAGCGAATCGCTGTCTCCGAGGACGAAGCCACCGCGTTTGCGTGCAACGTCATTAACGTCGGTGAGACCATCCTGATGCACAAGGTCTCGCCCGACCTCTCCCGCCGGCTGGCCCGTCTTGGATTCGACGTCGTTCAGCTCGACCTGAGCGAGTTTCTCAAGGGAGGCGGCTCCGCCAAATCGCTTGCGCTCCGGCTTAGCGATATTCAACTGCAGACGGAGATCGCGAATTAG
- a CDS encoding Rcat domain-containing protein translates to MSKIAKTGDRKKVMDTNKSTDCPKCSKPTRIVKRVKDRERGIPGGVYISCSACEFFEKL, encoded by the coding sequence ATGTCGAAGATTGCCAAGACCGGCGACCGCAAGAAAGTCATGGATACCAACAAGAGCACCGATTGCCCCAAGTGCTCCAAGCCCACCCGCATCGTGAAGCGCGTAAAAGACCGCGAGCGCGGCATCCCCGGCGGAGTGTACATCTCCTGCTCGGCGTGCGAGTTCTTCGAAAAGCTCTAA
- a CDS encoding acyltransferase family protein, producing MKRIVELDGVRTVAVAGVIACHFAPFSNWFGQIPAHYGGLGVDIFFVLSGFLITTILLELKHAEHPYKVFYARRFIRIMPPYILLLVIVYGIALFAHDPIEPQKFFGQILFLRSFLNIGSDLHRLVAVIHHPSLIPNPFAITFNKFVEPDYPILPITGALGPTWSLSVEEWFYVLWAPVVLLLNRTWIVAVGVAMCVGGFLLRWIISPPSMILRSSDILIAGALLALWIEHRRSLDPQTQQRNDLLFGFASALSGAVYLLLVIVHRELVSMTFAEFAFAGAVGWLILHAGSSNPVSWFLRLKPMVYLGSISYMLYLIHLPMYFLVRAGVTRVAGGVNQEARYWIVSVTTAILSVAFSAASWKFYESPILKHKDRFTDWVLGRKEQLATVDTTH from the coding sequence TTGAAGCGAATTGTTGAACTGGACGGGGTGCGGACGGTAGCGGTTGCAGGCGTGATCGCCTGCCACTTCGCTCCCTTCTCGAACTGGTTCGGCCAGATTCCAGCGCACTACGGCGGTTTGGGAGTGGATATCTTCTTCGTCCTCTCCGGCTTCCTGATCACCACCATCCTGCTGGAGCTCAAGCACGCGGAGCATCCCTACAAGGTCTTCTACGCGCGCCGGTTCATCCGGATCATGCCGCCTTATATTCTGCTGCTGGTAATCGTCTACGGGATCGCCCTTTTCGCACACGATCCGATTGAGCCGCAGAAGTTCTTCGGACAGATCCTCTTCCTGCGAAGCTTCCTGAATATTGGGAGCGATCTGCATCGGCTCGTAGCGGTGATTCATCACCCAAGCCTGATCCCGAATCCATTTGCCATCACCTTCAACAAGTTTGTCGAACCGGATTACCCGATCCTGCCGATCACAGGTGCCCTGGGGCCGACCTGGTCGCTTTCGGTAGAAGAGTGGTTCTACGTTCTGTGGGCACCCGTGGTCCTGTTGCTCAACCGAACATGGATCGTCGCGGTGGGAGTTGCGATGTGCGTTGGGGGATTTCTGCTCCGGTGGATCATCAGCCCGCCTTCGATGATCCTGCGCTCGAGCGACATACTGATTGCGGGTGCGCTGCTGGCCCTTTGGATTGAGCACCGCAGAAGCCTCGATCCTCAAACGCAGCAGCGAAATGATCTTCTCTTCGGATTCGCTTCAGCGCTCTCGGGCGCTGTCTATCTGCTGCTTGTGATCGTGCATCGGGAACTTGTGAGCATGACGTTCGCCGAGTTCGCATTCGCGGGAGCCGTGGGTTGGCTGATCCTTCATGCGGGATCGTCGAACCCTGTCAGCTGGTTTCTACGGTTAAAGCCGATGGTCTATCTCGGTTCGATCAGCTACATGCTGTATCTGATCCACCTTCCCATGTACTTCCTAGTCCGGGCGGGTGTGACGCGAGTCGCAGGGGGAGTAAACCAGGAGGCCCGCTACTGGATCGTTTCCGTAACAACCGCCATTCTGTCGGTGGCGTTCTCTGCCGCGTCCTGGAAGTTCTATGAGTCGCCGATCCTGAAGCACAAAGACCGTTTCACGGACTGGGTGCTGGGGCGGAAAGAGCAGCTTGCAACGGTAGACACCACTCACTGA
- a CDS encoding DUF2845 domain-containing protein, with amino-acid sequence MHLRCNMVNSASRWAPLFLIAASSTAAISQNGEPAKPKPDVFVVGEHSATAGISTDFTPTHMQLPDGRLSERGRRELIRDLESEQGFAHRVLPMGPGLTLEANGELTPGPAEYKKMIYEKGASANVGDRVVVTALTFKPDRIVIDVNGGPYAKHRFLSHVSFGDAPVVRRGDDPTGSRVTLVFKDGVPEISAPEVKALLAPVIDFGAKTSTDAYADSLPAPVKESISAHEVLVGMDRKMVLASVGAPESKVREHADDAPEGVHYEEWIYGHVPQTVRFVRFKGDRVVLVKVAALGKPIEVHDQNEMGEFAPEPDKRDIALGDGIDPNHPVAPPTLRQAGEKDDTAPVSNAHRVQYPPPSKTGSAPDPTQQPASPPAPPTQ; translated from the coding sequence TTGCATCTGAGGTGCAACATGGTGAACTCCGCGTCCAGATGGGCCCCTTTATTTCTGATCGCCGCGTCGTCGACCGCCGCCATCTCGCAGAACGGTGAACCGGCGAAGCCGAAGCCGGATGTCTTCGTGGTCGGCGAACATAGCGCCACCGCCGGAATATCGACCGATTTCACCCCCACCCATATGCAGCTACCCGACGGTCGCCTCTCAGAGCGCGGACGCCGCGAGCTGATCCGCGACCTCGAGTCAGAGCAGGGCTTCGCCCACCGCGTGCTTCCCATGGGGCCGGGCCTGACCCTCGAAGCGAACGGCGAACTCACGCCCGGGCCTGCCGAGTACAAGAAGATGATCTACGAGAAGGGCGCCTCCGCAAACGTCGGAGACAGGGTTGTGGTGACGGCCCTGACCTTCAAGCCCGACCGGATCGTGATCGACGTCAACGGCGGCCCCTACGCCAAGCATCGCTTTCTCAGCCACGTCTCCTTCGGCGATGCACCGGTCGTGCGCCGGGGTGACGACCCGACGGGGAGTCGCGTCACCCTCGTCTTCAAGGACGGAGTGCCCGAGATCTCCGCGCCTGAGGTGAAGGCTCTCCTCGCGCCTGTGATCGACTTCGGTGCTAAGACCTCCACCGACGCCTACGCTGATAGCCTACCCGCCCCAGTCAAAGAATCTATCTCCGCACACGAGGTCCTGGTCGGGATGGACCGCAAGATGGTTCTCGCCTCTGTAGGCGCACCCGAAAGCAAAGTCCGCGAACACGCCGACGACGCTCCGGAGGGCGTTCACTACGAGGAATGGATCTACGGCCATGTCCCGCAGACCGTCCGCTTCGTGCGCTTCAAAGGCGATCGCGTCGTGCTGGTCAAGGTTGCCGCGTTAGGCAAGCCGATCGAGGTTCACGACCAGAACGAGATGGGCGAGTTCGCTCCTGAGCCCGACAAGCGAGACATCGCTCTCGGCGATGGAATCGACCCGAATCACCCGGTAGCTCCGCCGACTCTTCGCCAGGCAGGTGAGAAGGACGATACGGCGCCGGTGAGCAACGCCCATCGCGTCCAGTATCCTCCGCCGTCGAAGACCGGTTCCGCTCCTGACCCAACGCAGCAGCCGGCATCTCCCCCGGCACCACCGACTCAGTGA